A region of the Scylla paramamosain isolate STU-SP2022 chromosome 24, ASM3559412v1, whole genome shotgun sequence genome:
tgtgtgtgtgtgtgtgtgtgtgtgtgtgtgtgtgtgtgtgtgtgtgtgcagacagACAGCTGGCTGTGGACACACTTGCTCtgtaggtaggcaggcaggtaagGTAGTTAGGGCAAGGCTGGTGCTGGAATGATGCTggtggctgctgctgcccaATATTTATGTCACACGCCCCCTTTCTCCCCCGCCCCCTCAAAGTTTTCCCCTACCCCCGCGGCACACATGCGGCAGGTAAGTGTGTGTATCGAGTGTTTAATGGAAGACAAACGCTGAAAAGAACTGAGCGGTGGAATAAACGTGACAAAGGCAGCGGCTTTTATTCGCGAACGTTTGCTTCTCATGTGCGTCGAGTGGTATCGTTTTCGTCCTTAAGTGTTTTGCTCTGATTTTATTccgattatttttatttcactgatggAAGCATTCTGTTATAATGAAAGATAGATGATAAGGATTTTGTTTTTAAAATAATGAACAGCAGTGCATTTTGTTTGTGAGGATGTGAAGGCTCACCTGAAGGAAGTGTGCTGATGATAAGTGTTTGTTGATGAGAGGTAAATTAATGACGATGTATTGGTGACAAGTTTATGAATGATAGGCAGGAGTATAATGTAGATGGCAGGCGTACAGATGACAGGTGCACGGATGTCATTTATAAGGATGACAGATGTATGAATTATAAGTCCACGAGCGACGCTTGTACAAATTTTATTTGTAAGCAGGGAtgatatatatagagagagagacatgttgAAAACTTAAGATGGTACCGTggttttttcttttaacatttaAGGAGGACAGGAATCTTTAAAGACCAtaagacataaataaataaaataatcatgcTATATAGTTTTctataaagaaagtaaaaacgTTACCTGTTAACATAATGAGCGTGGGAATGACAGCTCCTGCTACTAGTGCTGAAAAAGTGTGTGCAATTGAGGGAATAAATAGCATTATCATTCAGCATTgatctttattaatttttttatataattttgtctTGAATTCCTTGATCAGTCTCCCTTTAATGTAAAGGGGATCGTTAAAATCATTATTTTCCCCCTTCATTTATCATTCATAACTTCCAACACTTACATATCTACCCTGCATAAATTTATCAATAATTGTCTGCTGTATAGTTACATTTTTGTCTGTGATGCCTAAAGATCAATATGGATTGTGCTTCATCTTTTTAAACCAAACCAATATAACATCCGTTCCTTTTGAAAAGCAGACAGCCTCTTGTGTGAGTGCTGTTTTCAGTTTTGCACCATAAATATCTGCGATcgaagataaatataataaaatctaattttttgaaaatataagaaagcctacaaaagataaaataatattcTATGTGCTTTTAATGAGTGATATGCACGCACGTGAGAGACAAACGTTtgcaaaataaaaggaaaaaaaaaaaagcgaggagaGCCGCGGCCCTTGTCACGCGTTTATTCCGCCACCCAGTTCTTTTCAATGCTCGTCTTCcattaaacactcaaaacacacacttacctgttGCATGTATGCCgcagggggaggggtggggggaggaagggggcgtGACACATAAATattgagcagcagcagccaccagCATCATTCCAGCACCAGCCTTGCCCTAACTATCTTACCTACCTGTCTACAGAGCAAGTGTGTCCATAGCCAGCTGtctgtcttcacacacacacacacatacacacacacacaatgtctgACCAACACTTAATAGTTTGTACAAAGAACACAAGCACTTCACCTCAAggtcacaaacaaacaacaaacaacagcaaacagTCGATGCCTCTGACCACTAAGGACAGAGAGGCCTTCCCCTTCCCGCCTCCCGCCACTCCCTCCCAGACAGTGCCTGCAGCCTCCCCCCAGCCAACCCCTCCTGACGCAGCTTCTTCCCCTGCAGGATGCGCAGCGGTGTGTTCGTGGccgtgctggtgctggtggtcctCGCTGCCCTCCTCACCCAGGGGCAGGAGCTTCATGTTCCCGagcgtgaggtgtgtgtgtgtgtgtgtgtgtgtgtgtgtgtgtgcgcggatAATACACCTGTATACATACACCAGTGTATCCTATACTCGTATAATCACAGTGTACTCTCCGCCCCACGCCACACAGGCCGTGGCCACCCTGGCGGCACGCATCCTGAAGGTGGTCCACGGCCCGCAGGAGGCCGCCGCAGGTCTTCCTCACAAACGCAACTCTGAACTCATCAACTCTCTGCTCGGCCTCTCCCCACTGATGAACGAGGCCGGCAGGCGGTGATGGGCGAGCCCTTCACGCCCTTCCCTGCTGCAGGCTGAGGCGGGTCGTCGCCGACCTGCTGCAGGCCTGTCCCTTCCACCACGCATTGTATCACAAATTT
Encoded here:
- the LOC135112658 gene encoding pigment-dispersing hormone 2 peptides-like translates to MRSGVFVAVLVLVVLAALLTQGQELHVPEREAVATLAARILKVVHGPQEAAAGLPHKRNSELINSLLGLSPLMNEAGRR